A genomic stretch from Vibrio cortegadensis includes:
- a CDS encoding DUF2861 family protein, with translation MMSKLGLSLILIFSLAPKVVLAEYWFDENTPLTHAHQNLLNDDLKSMFTSLVEVWQQNKSSTLSSHLNGLLNQSLERDCGKSLAQSNFPDWITSVIIRNQTIQSPGRDSYRAVVEVISPNIIKTINLERWVDKKISKDSDFYSQSRDNVTSKQHAYIQRYNLANRLPAGLYRLNIENSDGQEWSSWVIFTNSKLKQRVRWASKDKWSVSKDALLNPYCPLPTLETALYDDVDGKYVQIWGQSYETDYPDSLDTESFPPNRYVLAVSMRHQRWQGNIVIEQSQTISKTYDISRSE, from the coding sequence ATGATGTCGAAACTTGGATTGTCTCTTATTCTGATTTTTTCGCTAGCACCTAAAGTGGTGTTGGCGGAATACTGGTTTGATGAAAACACGCCATTGACTCATGCCCATCAGAATTTGTTGAATGACGACTTGAAATCGATGTTTACTTCATTGGTAGAGGTTTGGCAACAAAACAAATCATCGACCCTGAGTTCCCATTTAAATGGTCTACTTAACCAATCGCTTGAACGAGATTGTGGTAAATCATTAGCACAAAGTAATTTTCCAGACTGGATTACCTCTGTCATTATTCGCAATCAAACCATACAAAGCCCGGGTAGAGATTCATATCGAGCGGTGGTAGAAGTAATCTCACCGAATATCATCAAAACGATTAATTTAGAGCGCTGGGTTGACAAAAAAATATCAAAAGACAGTGATTTTTACAGTCAGTCGCGTGACAATGTCACATCCAAGCAGCACGCTTATATACAAAGGTACAATTTAGCTAACAGACTACCAGCAGGGCTATATCGCCTGAACATAGAAAATTCAGATGGCCAAGAGTGGAGTTCATGGGTGATTTTTACCAACTCGAAGCTAAAACAGCGAGTTCGATGGGCATCAAAAGACAAGTGGTCAGTTTCAAAAGACGCTCTACTTAACCCTTACTGTCCCTTACCAACACTTGAAACTGCGCTCTATGATGACGTCGATGGAAAATATGTTCAAATATGGGGCCAAAGCTACGAGACTGACTATCCTGACTCACTAGACACTGAAAGTTTCCCCCCAAATCGATATGTTCTTGCCGTCTCAATGAGACATCAGCGGTGGCAAGGTAATATTGTGATAGAGCAATCTCAGACTATCAGCAAAACTTATGATATATCTAGGAGCGAATAA
- the vxrB gene encoding response regulator transcription factor VxrB, which yields MKQTLLLVEDDKNLADGLLVSLEQAGYECLHAELISEVEQYWEKADLVILDRQLPDGDSVQHLANWKKTKDVPVILLTALVTVKDKVSGLDAGANDYLTKPFAEAELFARIRAQLRLPESEAVDEMKVTTENLVIDKATREVFFNDISVTLTRTEFDLLLFLASNLGRVFTRDELLDHVWGYNHFPTTRTVDTHVLQLRQKLPGLEIETLRGVGYKMKA from the coding sequence GTGAAACAGACATTGCTACTCGTTGAAGATGACAAAAATCTAGCGGATGGACTATTAGTAAGTTTAGAGCAAGCTGGGTATGAGTGTTTACATGCTGAATTAATTTCAGAAGTCGAACAGTACTGGGAAAAAGCGGATTTAGTTATCTTAGACAGACAACTTCCCGATGGCGATTCTGTTCAACACTTAGCGAATTGGAAAAAAACGAAAGATGTTCCCGTCATACTGTTAACGGCTTTAGTTACGGTTAAAGACAAAGTGTCAGGACTTGATGCAGGGGCTAACGACTATCTCACTAAACCATTCGCCGAGGCGGAGTTATTTGCACGTATCAGAGCACAACTTAGATTACCAGAATCTGAAGCGGTTGATGAAATGAAAGTCACCACTGAAAACTTGGTAATAGATAAAGCGACCAGAGAAGTTTTTTTCAATGATATCTCCGTTACATTAACTCGCACAGAGTTTGATCTTTTACTTTTCCTCGCTAGTAACCTTGGCAGAGTGTTTACTCGAGATGAGTTGCTTGATCATGTTTGGGGTTATAACCATTTCCCAACCACTAGAACCGTTGATACACATGTACTACAACTACGCCAAAAGTTACCAGGCTTAGAGATAGAAACATTGCGTGGTGTAGGATATAAAATGAAAGCATGA
- the vxrA gene encoding sensor histidine kinase VxrA gives MIKKISYSLLLLLTLFSANALADSLPERIENFADQFDYESATQFYDIRVLQSDYPTKLLAPESMLPQTAKYPLKDIQQLYRLAETCNGKLPLSPLITEPLVFTRSMCKGTPLSSRWFSRSNLIHPGGGTYAARYVQNHPEQFEPLQQYMHIQERPQSIDNELLTRLQEMDSDAITSLISGASMFVENDELWLRKGELYYLFNSSIWKENAELSGLNYKLSSESTTCLVQRGNLCWDVKDHSEVLRISMIVLIVANIFLVVGWSIYRWNVKKNELKSRMLVLQILTHELRTPIASLSMTVEGFRREFEKLPESVYGEFRKLCEDTRRLRQLAEASKDYLQSDNQTLASEWIPSVQEWLEYKVEGLQAPVTLSFNQDIAAKVNIYWLGTCIDNLIRNAVKYGVAPITLEVTTDNSRLVIRVIDQGTLTNKDWRRLRKPFESKSGLGLGLTIVESMVGRMGGKMTLIGPPTTFILEIPCETDIATR, from the coding sequence TTGATAAAAAAAATCAGCTATTCATTACTACTATTATTAACGCTATTTTCTGCAAATGCGTTAGCAGATTCCCTGCCTGAAAGAATAGAAAACTTTGCTGATCAATTTGATTATGAGTCTGCTACTCAATTTTACGATATACGTGTATTACAGTCTGATTATCCGACAAAACTTCTAGCTCCTGAGTCAATGCTACCGCAAACCGCAAAGTACCCACTTAAAGATATCCAACAACTTTACCGGCTTGCCGAAACATGTAATGGAAAGCTGCCACTAAGTCCTTTAATTACTGAACCTTTAGTTTTTACTCGCTCTATGTGTAAAGGTACTCCTCTTTCTTCTCGTTGGTTTTCACGAAGCAATCTAATTCACCCTGGTGGCGGCACATACGCTGCCCGATATGTGCAAAATCATCCTGAGCAATTTGAGCCGTTACAGCAATACATGCATATTCAGGAGCGACCACAATCTATAGACAATGAACTGCTTACCCGTCTACAAGAAATGGATAGTGACGCAATCACATCGCTCATCTCTGGGGCCAGTATGTTTGTCGAAAATGATGAATTATGGCTAAGGAAAGGGGAGCTGTATTATTTGTTTAATAGCTCGATATGGAAAGAAAATGCTGAACTCTCAGGTCTGAATTACAAATTATCTTCTGAATCAACAACGTGTTTAGTTCAAAGGGGTAATTTGTGTTGGGATGTTAAAGATCATTCTGAAGTACTCCGTATCAGCATGATCGTATTGATCGTTGCCAATATATTTCTAGTGGTTGGATGGTCAATCTATCGTTGGAATGTCAAAAAAAATGAACTTAAAAGTCGGATGCTTGTTCTACAAATTCTGACACATGAATTGAGAACACCGATTGCTAGCTTATCGATGACAGTGGAAGGCTTTAGACGTGAGTTCGAAAAGCTACCGGAATCTGTTTACGGCGAATTTAGAAAATTATGTGAAGACACGCGAAGATTAAGGCAATTAGCTGAAGCAAGTAAGGATTATTTACAGTCCGATAACCAAACTCTTGCAAGTGAATGGATTCCCTCAGTTCAAGAGTGGCTAGAATATAAAGTAGAGGGGTTGCAAGCGCCTGTCACTCTCAGCTTTAATCAGGATATTGCAGCAAAAGTGAATATCTACTGGCTTGGTACATGCATTGATAATTTAATTCGCAATGCGGTGAAATATGGCGTAGCACCCATCACTCTCGAAGTGACAACAGATAACAGTCGCTTGGTTATTCGAGTTATTGACCAAGGGACATTAACGAATAAAGACTGGCGAAGGTTAAGAAAACCGTTCGAAAGTAAAAGTGGCCTAGGGTTAGGCCTAACAATTGTTGAATCTATGGTTGGACGAATGGGAGGGAAAATGACTCTCATTGGCCCGCCAACTACATTTATTTTGGAGATACCCTGTGAAACAGACATTGCTACTCGTTGA
- the pntB gene encoding Re/Si-specific NAD(P)(+) transhydrogenase subunit beta — translation MSAGLVQAAYIVAAVLFIMSLAGLSKQESARAGNYYGITGMAIALIATIFSPDSSGIAWILVAMVIGGGIGIHYAKKVEMTEMPELVAILHSFVGMAAVLVAYNSYIDHGELTGAMLNIHLVEVFLGVFIGAVTFTGSIVAFCKLRGLISSSALNLPHKHKMNLAAVVVSTLLMIHFVNVEGSMFALIVMTLIAFVFGYHLVASIGGADMPVVVSMLNSYSGWAAAAAGFMLANDLLIVTGALVGSSGAILSYIMCKAMNRSFISVIAGGFGQEVTVSSGDEEQGEHRETSAEDVADMLKNSKSVIITPGYGMAVAQAQYPVHEITEKLRAQGVNVRFGIHPVAGRLPGHMNVLLAEAKVPYDIVLEMDELNDDFGETDTVLVIGANDTVNPAAIDDPNSPIAGMPVLEVWNAKDVIVFKRSMNTGYAGVQNPLFFKDNTQMLFGDAKASCLSILEHL, via the coding sequence ATGTCTGCAGGATTAGTACAAGCAGCTTACATTGTTGCTGCAGTTCTTTTTATCATGAGTCTTGCTGGTCTATCAAAGCAGGAATCAGCTCGCGCGGGTAACTACTACGGTATTACCGGTATGGCTATTGCCTTAATAGCAACGATCTTTAGCCCTGATTCATCAGGTATTGCTTGGATCCTTGTTGCTATGGTTATCGGTGGTGGTATTGGTATCCACTATGCTAAGAAAGTAGAAATGACAGAAATGCCAGAGTTAGTGGCAATTCTTCATAGCTTTGTTGGTATGGCGGCGGTACTGGTTGCTTATAACAGCTATATCGATCATGGCGAACTAACTGGTGCGATGTTAAACATTCACTTAGTTGAAGTCTTCCTTGGTGTATTTATTGGTGCCGTTACATTTACAGGTTCGATTGTCGCTTTCTGTAAATTACGCGGATTAATTTCATCATCTGCGCTAAACCTTCCACACAAACACAAGATGAATCTAGCCGCTGTCGTTGTTTCAACGCTGCTGATGATCCATTTTGTTAATGTTGAAGGCAGTATGTTTGCTCTTATTGTGATGACATTAATTGCATTCGTATTCGGTTACCACCTTGTTGCTTCAATCGGTGGTGCAGATATGCCAGTGGTTGTATCAATGCTTAACTCATACTCTGGTTGGGCAGCAGCAGCGGCAGGTTTCATGCTAGCAAATGACTTGTTGATCGTAACAGGTGCACTCGTTGGTTCTTCAGGTGCGATTCTTTCTTACATTATGTGTAAAGCAATGAACCGCTCATTCATCAGTGTTATTGCAGGTGGCTTTGGTCAAGAAGTGACGGTGAGCTCTGGTGATGAAGAACAAGGTGAGCATAGAGAAACATCGGCTGAAGATGTCGCGGATATGCTGAAAAACTCTAAGTCTGTCATTATCACTCCAGGGTATGGCATGGCTGTTGCTCAAGCGCAATATCCAGTTCATGAAATTACAGAGAAGTTACGTGCACAAGGTGTTAACGTTCGCTTTGGTATCCACCCTGTTGCTGGACGTTTACCAGGACATATGAACGTACTACTTGCTGAAGCAAAAGTGCCTTACGATATCGTATTGGAAATGGACGAGCTTAATGATGATTTCGGTGAAACAGATACCGTTCTTGTCATCGGTGCTAACGATACGGTTAACCCTGCGGCTATTGATGATCCAAACAGCCCAATCGCTGGTATGCCAGTGTTGGAAGTATGGAATGCAAAAGACGTTATCGTATTTAAACGTTCAATGAATACCGGTTATGCGGGCGTACAAAACCCATTGTTCTTCAAAGATAATACTCAAATGTTGTTTGGTGATGCGAAAGCTTCATGCCTGAGTATCTTAGAACACTTGTAA
- the pntA gene encoding Re/Si-specific NAD(P)(+) transhydrogenase subunit alpha translates to MQIGVPRERLAGETRVAATPKTVEQLLKLGFEVTVETKAGLLASFDDAAFEAAGATIASVEEVWKSELILKVNAPQLNESTGVDEIELMQDGASLVSFVWPAQNPELMEKLSSKNINVMAMDAVPRISRAQALDALSSMANIAGYRAVVEAAHEFGRFFTGQITAAGKVPPAKVLVAGAGVAGLAAIGAAGSLGAIVRAFDVRPEVKEQVQSMGAEFLEVDFQEDTGAGDGYAKEMSEAFNKKAEELYADQAKDVDIIITTALIPGRPAPKLITKEMVDSMKAGSVIVDLAAANGGNCEYTVADQVITTENGVKIVGYTDMVGRLPTQSSQLYGTNLVNLLKLLCKEKDGTVNIDFDDVVLRGVTVVKEGEVTWPAPPIQVSAQPQAKQKEPVVEAKVEEPTSPVKKIAALAIGIGAFGWIASVAPAAFLAHFTVFVLACVVGYYVVWNVSHSLHTPLMSVTNAISGIIVVGALLQIGQGSGVVTFLSFIAVLIASINIFGGFTVTKRMLEMFRKK, encoded by the coding sequence ATGCAAATTGGTGTGCCAAGAGAGAGACTTGCGGGTGAAACGCGAGTAGCTGCAACACCGAAAACGGTTGAGCAGCTTTTAAAACTGGGATTTGAAGTCACAGTTGAAACAAAGGCTGGTTTATTAGCTAGCTTTGACGATGCTGCTTTTGAAGCTGCTGGGGCGACAATTGCTTCAGTTGAAGAAGTTTGGAAATCTGAACTTATTCTTAAAGTAAATGCACCGCAACTTAATGAATCAACTGGTGTTGATGAAATTGAATTAATGCAGGATGGTGCGAGTTTAGTCAGCTTCGTGTGGCCAGCTCAAAATCCGGAATTGATGGAAAAGCTATCAAGCAAAAACATCAACGTAATGGCGATGGATGCAGTTCCTCGTATCTCAAGGGCTCAGGCTTTAGATGCGCTGAGTTCTATGGCAAACATTGCGGGTTATCGTGCTGTTGTGGAAGCTGCGCATGAATTTGGTCGTTTCTTCACAGGTCAAATCACAGCTGCAGGTAAAGTTCCGCCAGCTAAAGTCTTAGTTGCTGGTGCTGGTGTTGCGGGTTTAGCAGCCATCGGTGCCGCAGGTAGTCTTGGCGCCATTGTTCGTGCATTTGATGTTCGTCCAGAAGTAAAAGAGCAAGTTCAATCAATGGGTGCTGAATTCTTGGAAGTTGATTTCCAAGAAGATACAGGTGCTGGCGATGGTTATGCAAAAGAGATGTCTGAAGCTTTTAATAAGAAAGCAGAAGAACTCTATGCAGACCAAGCTAAAGACGTTGATATCATTATTACAACCGCACTTATCCCGGGACGCCCAGCGCCAAAACTGATTACCAAAGAGATGGTAGACAGTATGAAAGCGGGTAGTGTCATCGTCGATTTGGCGGCTGCAAATGGTGGTAACTGTGAATATACGGTAGCAGACCAAGTCATCACAACGGAAAACGGTGTGAAGATTGTTGGTTATACCGATATGGTTGGTCGCCTACCGACTCAATCTTCTCAGCTATACGGCACTAACTTAGTTAACCTTCTTAAACTTCTATGCAAAGAAAAAGACGGCACAGTTAACATCGATTTTGATGATGTGGTACTACGTGGTGTTACTGTTGTTAAAGAAGGTGAAGTTACTTGGCCTGCGCCACCTATCCAGGTTTCTGCTCAGCCTCAAGCTAAGCAAAAAGAACCAGTAGTAGAAGCAAAAGTTGAAGAACCAACATCTCCTGTGAAGAAAATCGCAGCACTTGCCATCGGTATTGGCGCGTTCGGTTGGATTGCATCTGTCGCTCCTGCTGCATTCCTTGCTCACTTCACTGTATTCGTTTTGGCTTGTGTTGTCGGTTATTACGTGGTTTGGAATGTTTCTCATTCATTACATACACCGCTAATGTCTGTAACCAATGCTATTTCTGGCATTATCGTTGTTGGTGCATTGCTACAAATAGGTCAAGGAAGTGGCGTTGTAACTTTCCTTTCGTTCATTGCAGTGTTGATTGCAAGCATCAATATTTTCGGTGGCTTTACTGTCACGAAACGTATGCTTGAAATGTTCCGTAAAAAATAA
- a CDS encoding HlyU family transcriptional regulator, which translates to MGLFSRLFGGSKKPEAIEQVEAVEYKGFLIYQESLAESGQYRIAGRITKEISGELKSHRFIRSDVIANKNDANELMLKKAQMFIDQMGENIF; encoded by the coding sequence GTGGGACTTTTTTCGCGGCTTTTTGGCGGTAGTAAGAAACCTGAAGCTATAGAGCAGGTTGAAGCAGTAGAGTACAAAGGATTTTTGATTTACCAGGAGTCTTTAGCCGAGTCGGGCCAATATAGAATCGCAGGACGAATTACAAAAGAAATCAGTGGTGAACTTAAGTCTCACCGTTTTATCCGTTCAGATGTGATAGCAAACAAAAATGATGCGAATGAGTTGATGCTTAAGAAAGCTCAAATGTTCATCGATCAAATGGGTGAGAACATCTTTTAA
- a CDS encoding late competence development ComFB family protein produces MQISVDVHNYMETLVGHVLAEDSYIEKYDNEQLADLACLALSQLRPVYIRFDIDFLSALPEKDLVKLKESALTAVIAAESMVVNDRRKNRDVDVPVIFTHSNPDDDVELEWFEKPLLNYKTE; encoded by the coding sequence ATGCAAATTAGCGTTGATGTGCACAACTACATGGAAACTCTTGTTGGCCACGTTTTGGCTGAAGATTCATACATTGAAAAATATGATAATGAACAGTTGGCTGATCTTGCCTGTTTAGCTCTTAGTCAATTGAGACCTGTTTATATCCGCTTCGACATCGATTTTTTATCCGCTTTACCAGAGAAAGATCTAGTAAAATTAAAAGAGAGTGCATTAACGGCTGTCATAGCTGCTGAAAGTATGGTTGTAAACGACCGTCGTAAAAACAGAGACGTTGATGTTCCCGTAATCTTCACTCATTCAAATCCAGATGATGATGTGGAATTGGAATGGTTTGAAAAGCCATTGCTTAACTATAAAACAGAATAA